One segment of Anopheles stephensi strain Indian chromosome 3, UCI_ANSTEP_V1.0, whole genome shotgun sequence DNA contains the following:
- the LOC118511861 gene encoding uncharacterized protein LOC118511861: MFLPIVLITLSALLHSVNAAGCRVYLNGNLTQTHAPLLLKQVDNHYHLLQPSGPFFEWRRAETIVAGCSPAKNTLTNTGTDLATISCIENQEFNLVGSSKRISVSDVSCSSAVSGAIQPSNKLCANGAGHLYDVGFSIKGKEFIKLFQVCYNATKSSTIYSEHQILGKAISHAQINNNRPAFKLGGITSSVRLASVYTQRHQQERFTTLLGSSAQAAKYINSSSYLAKGHLTPDGDAVLDSWAGSTYFFINAAPEWQVVNGGNWLRVENAARKVASQLDDTVHVYSGVYDILRLPDKNGNPVSVSLGDDGTVEVPKWLWKVVVHQQSGKGIALISLNNPFATVPETLCEDICSRYGWHQKEFQDLRKGYTHCCSVPAAQKAIKLIPKSIKCNEMLELR; this comes from the exons ATGTTCTTGCCCATCGTTTTGATAACGTTATCTGCGCTTTTGCACAGCGTCAACGCCGCCG GATGTCGCGTGTACTTGAATGGGAATCTTACCCAAACACATGCGCCACTACTTTTGAAGCAAGTCGACAACCACTACCATCTACTGCAGCCTTCAGGGCCGTTCTTCGAATGGCGTCGAGCAGAAACAATAGTTGCTGGCTGCTCTCCGGCCAAAAACACGCTGACCAACA ctGGCACTGATCTGGCCACCATCTCTTGCATCGAAAACCAGGAGTTCAATTTGGTTGGATCTTCAAAACGCATCTCTGTGAGTGATGTTAGCTGCAGTTCGGCCGTTTCCGGAGCAATACAACCTTCCAACAAGCTATGCGCCAATGGTGCTGGCCACCTATATGACGTAGGATTCAGCATCAAAGGGAAAGAATTTATCAAGCTCTTTCAGGTTTGCTACAACGCGACAAAATCGTCCACCATTTACAGCGAACATCAAATTCTTGGAAAAGCTATAAGTC ATGcacaaatcaacaacaatcgACCAGCATTCAAACTGGGTGGAATCACATCCTCAGTGCGGTTGGCTTCCGTTTACACTCAACGCCATCAGCAGGAACGCTTTACGACGCTGCTTGGTTCATCAGCGCAAGCAGCCAAATACATAAACTCATCATCATATCTAGCCAAGGGACATCTTACCCCGGATGGTGATGCAGTGCTTGATAGCTGGGCGGGTTCTACCTATTTCTTTATAAATGCCGCTCCCGAATGGCAG GTTGTTAATGGTGGTAACTGGTTGCGTGTGGAGAATGCGGCTCGTAAGGTGGCATCACAGCTGGACGACACCGTGCACGTGTACAGCGGAGTGTACGACATTCTTCGGCTGCCCGACAAGAACGGTAATCCGGTTTCCGTAAGTCTGGGCGACGATGGTACAGTCGAAGTACCGAAATGGCTGTGGAAGGTGGTAGTTCATCAGCAGTCCGGCAAGGGTATTGCCCTCATCTCGCTCAACAATCCATTCGCAACCGTGCCAGAAACTTTGTGCGAAGACATTTGCTCACGGTACGGGTGGCATCAGAAGGAGTTTCAGGATCTGCGGAAGGGCTACACGCACTGCTGTAGTGTGCCAGCAGCGCAAAAAGCAATCAAACTAATACCCAAGTCAATCAAGTGTAATGAAATGCTTGAGTTACGGTAA